From Variovorax sp. J2L1-78, the proteins below share one genomic window:
- a CDS encoding MlaA family lipoprotein — translation MLVLVALTGCASGPYPNRADPFEPLNRGVFGFNDAVDRTVLVPVATAYEKVLPSPVRTGVNNFFANLGDVWNFANSVLQLKAQNSAETFMRLNVNTFFGLGGLIDVASELGIDRHSEDFGQTLGRYGVPSGPYVVLPILGPSTLRDTAALPLDLKGDLVGYVHDIPVRNSMYVLRAVDTRASYLRAGRLIGDAALDKYSFTRDAYLQRRRSEVYDGNPPDDGAGGD, via the coding sequence ATGCTGGTGCTCGTGGCGCTGACCGGCTGCGCCAGCGGGCCGTATCCGAACAGGGCCGACCCGTTCGAGCCGCTGAACCGAGGCGTCTTCGGCTTCAACGATGCAGTCGATCGGACGGTGCTGGTGCCCGTGGCCACGGCGTACGAGAAGGTGCTGCCGTCGCCGGTGCGGACCGGCGTCAACAATTTTTTCGCCAACCTGGGCGATGTCTGGAATTTCGCCAACAGCGTGTTGCAACTGAAGGCGCAGAACAGCGCTGAAACCTTCATGCGGCTCAACGTCAACACCTTCTTCGGGCTGGGCGGCCTGATCGACGTCGCCAGCGAACTGGGCATCGACCGCCACAGCGAAGATTTCGGCCAGACCCTGGGCCGTTACGGTGTGCCGAGCGGCCCCTATGTGGTGCTGCCGATCCTCGGGCCGTCCACGCTGCGCGACACGGCGGCCCTGCCGCTTGATCTCAAGGGCGATCTCGTCGGCTACGTGCACGATATTCCGGTGCGCAATTCGATGTACGTGCTGCGGGCGGTGGACACCCGCGCCAGCTATCTGCGCGCCGGCCGGCTGATCGGCGACGCGGCGCTGGACAAATACTCCTTCACGCGGGACGCCTACCTCCAGCGCCGGCGCAGCGAGGTGTACGACGGCAACCCGCCGGACGACGGCGCCGGTGGCGACTGA
- a CDS encoding glutamate synthase-related protein: protein MTTEAEIQHLEQHGLYSASNEHDACGLGFVAHIKGEKRHDIVTQALKILENIDHRGAVGADKLMGDGAGILIQIPDALYREEMGKQGIELPPYGEYGVGMIFLPKEHASRMACEQEMERAIKAEGQVLLGWRDVPVNREMPMSPAVKKTEPILRQVFIGRGNDVIVQDALERKLYVIRKTASANIQNLELKHSKEYYVPSMSSRTVVYKGLLLADQVGVYYLDLSDERCVSAIGLVHQRFSTNTFPKWPLAHPYRYVAHNGEINTVRGNYNWMKAREGVMSSPVLAADLKKLYPISFAGQSDTATFDNCLELMTMAGYPISQAVMMMIPEPWEQHDTMDERRRAFYEYHAAMMEPWDGPASIVFTDGRQIGATLDRNGLRPSRYCVTDDDLVIMASESGVLPVPEHKIIKKWRLQPGKMFLIDLEQGRMIDDDELKAYVVNTKPYKQWIENLRIKLDSVEAPPVVMPESAVSLLDRQQAFGYTQEDIKFLMSPMAQAGEEGIGSMGNDSPLAVLSSKNKALYNYFRQMFAQVTNPPIDPIREAIVMSLNSFIGPKPNLLDINQVNPPMRLEVAQPILDFADMAKLRNIEQHTQGKFRSSTLDITYPADWGREGVEAKLASLCAEAVDAIKGGSNILIVSDRAVSATQVAIPALLASSAIHQHLVREGLRTTAGLVVETGSAREVHHFGVLAGYGAEAVHPYLAMETLAAIHKDLPGDLSAEKAIYNYVKAIGKGLSKIMSKMGVSTYMSYCGAQLFEAIGLNNDTIGKYFSGTASRVEGIGVFEIAEEALRMHAAAFGDDPVLASMLDAGGEYAWRTRGEEHMWSPDAIAKLQHSTRANNWSTYKEYAQIINDQSRRHMTLRGLFEFKIDPSKAIPVEEVEPAVEIVKRFATGAMSLGSISTEAHATLAVAMNRIGGKSNTGEGGEDPARYRNELKGIPIQQGDTLKSVIGEANVEVDLSLKPGDSLRSKIKQVASGRFGVTAEYLSSADQIQIKMAQGAKPGEGGQLPGGKVTEYIGKQRYSVPGVGLISPPPHHDIYSIEDLAQLIHDLKNVAPHASISTKLVSEVGVGTVAAGVTKCKSDHLVIAGHDGGTGASPWSSIKHAGGPWEIGLAETQQTLVLNRLRGRVRVQADGQMKTGRDVAIGALLGADEFGFATAPLIVEGCIMMRKCHLNTCPVGVATQDPVLRKKFSGKPEHVVNYFFFIAEEVRQIMAQLGIRTFNEMIGRADLLDMKKGIAHWKASGLDFSRLFALPNVPDDVPRFHVENQDHGLEHNLDTKLIEKSRAAIEKGEKVQFIEVARNVNRTVGAKLSGALTRVHPEGLPDDSIRIQLEGTGGQSFGAFLARGITLYLIGDANDYTGKGLSGGRIVVRPSLDFRGEAVRNTIVGNTVMYGATTGEAYFCGVAGERFAVRLSGATAVVEGTGDHGCEYMTGGTVAVLGKTGRNFAAGMSGGVAFVYDEDGKFASRCNLSMVTLEKVLTTSEQTATVKPAVWHNGTTDEMQLKKLLEDHHRWTGSKRARELLDDWTVSRTKFVKVFPNEYKRALAEIHERKALAAASGNDAKTGLEPHVTRKTAAV, encoded by the coding sequence ATGACGACGGAAGCCGAAATCCAACACCTGGAGCAACACGGTCTGTACTCGGCCAGCAACGAGCATGACGCTTGCGGCCTGGGCTTCGTGGCGCACATCAAGGGCGAGAAGCGGCACGACATCGTGACGCAGGCCCTGAAGATCCTCGAGAACATCGACCATCGCGGCGCAGTGGGCGCTGACAAGCTGATGGGTGACGGCGCCGGCATCCTGATCCAGATCCCGGACGCGCTGTACCGCGAAGAGATGGGTAAGCAGGGCATCGAGCTTCCTCCTTACGGCGAATACGGCGTGGGCATGATCTTCCTGCCGAAGGAACACGCCTCGCGCATGGCCTGCGAGCAGGAGATGGAGCGAGCGATCAAGGCCGAAGGCCAGGTGCTGCTGGGCTGGCGCGACGTGCCGGTCAACCGCGAGATGCCGATGTCGCCGGCCGTCAAGAAGACCGAGCCGATCCTGCGCCAGGTCTTCATCGGCCGCGGCAACGACGTCATCGTGCAGGACGCCCTGGAGCGCAAGCTGTACGTGATCCGCAAAACCGCCAGTGCCAACATCCAGAACCTGGAGCTCAAGCACAGCAAGGAATACTACGTTCCGAGCATGTCGAGCCGCACCGTGGTCTACAAGGGCCTGCTGCTGGCCGACCAGGTGGGCGTGTACTACCTCGACCTGTCCGACGAGCGTTGCGTGTCGGCCATCGGCCTGGTGCACCAGCGCTTCTCGACCAACACCTTCCCCAAGTGGCCGCTGGCCCACCCGTACCGCTATGTCGCCCACAACGGCGAAATCAACACGGTGCGTGGCAACTACAACTGGATGAAGGCGCGCGAAGGCGTGATGTCGTCGCCGGTGCTCGCAGCGGACCTGAAGAAGCTGTACCCGATCAGCTTCGCGGGCCAGTCCGACACCGCCACCTTCGACAACTGCCTCGAACTCATGACGATGGCCGGCTACCCGATCAGCCAGGCCGTGATGATGATGATCCCCGAGCCGTGGGAGCAGCACGACACGATGGACGAGCGCCGCCGCGCGTTCTACGAGTACCACGCCGCCATGATGGAGCCGTGGGACGGCCCGGCCTCGATCGTCTTCACCGACGGCCGCCAGATCGGCGCCACGCTCGACCGCAACGGCCTGCGTCCGTCGCGCTACTGCGTGACCGACGACGACCTGGTCATCATGGCGTCGGAGTCCGGCGTGCTGCCGGTGCCTGAGCACAAGATCATCAAGAAGTGGCGCCTGCAGCCCGGCAAGATGTTCCTGATCGACCTGGAGCAGGGCCGCATGATCGACGACGACGAGCTCAAGGCCTACGTCGTCAACACCAAGCCGTACAAGCAGTGGATCGAGAACCTGCGCATCAAGCTCGACAGCGTCGAGGCGCCGCCGGTCGTGATGCCCGAGAGCGCGGTGTCGCTGCTCGATCGACAGCAGGCCTTCGGCTACACGCAGGAGGACATCAAGTTCCTGATGTCGCCCATGGCGCAAGCCGGCGAGGAAGGCATCGGCTCGATGGGCAACGACAGCCCGCTGGCCGTCCTGTCGAGCAAGAACAAGGCGCTCTACAACTACTTCCGGCAGATGTTCGCCCAGGTGACGAACCCGCCGATCGACCCGATCCGCGAAGCGATCGTGATGTCGTTGAACAGCTTCATCGGCCCGAAGCCGAACCTGCTGGACATCAACCAGGTCAACCCGCCGATGCGGCTCGAGGTGGCCCAGCCGATCCTCGACTTCGCCGACATGGCCAAGCTGCGCAACATCGAGCAGCACACGCAGGGCAAGTTCCGCTCGAGCACGCTCGACATCACCTACCCGGCTGACTGGGGCCGTGAGGGCGTCGAGGCCAAGCTGGCGTCGCTGTGTGCCGAAGCCGTGGACGCGATCAAGGGCGGCAGCAACATCCTGATCGTGAGCGACCGTGCCGTGAGCGCCACGCAAGTGGCCATCCCCGCGCTGCTCGCCTCCAGTGCGATCCACCAGCACCTGGTGCGCGAGGGCCTGCGCACCACGGCGGGCCTGGTCGTCGAGACCGGCAGCGCCCGCGAAGTGCATCACTTCGGCGTGCTGGCCGGCTACGGTGCCGAAGCCGTGCACCCCTACCTGGCCATGGAAACGCTGGCCGCGATCCACAAGGACCTGCCGGGCGACCTGTCGGCCGAGAAGGCGATCTACAACTACGTCAAGGCGATCGGCAAGGGCCTGTCGAAGATCATGTCCAAGATGGGCGTGAGCACCTACATGAGCTACTGCGGCGCGCAGCTGTTCGAGGCCATCGGCCTGAACAACGACACGATCGGCAAGTACTTCTCGGGCACCGCCAGCCGCGTCGAAGGCATCGGCGTCTTCGAGATCGCGGAAGAGGCGCTGCGCATGCACGCGGCGGCCTTCGGCGACGACCCGGTGCTCGCCAGCATGCTGGACGCCGGCGGCGAATACGCCTGGCGCACCCGCGGCGAAGAGCACATGTGGAGCCCGGACGCGATCGCCAAGCTGCAGCACAGCACGCGCGCCAACAACTGGAGCACGTACAAGGAATACGCCCAGATCATCAACGACCAGAGCCGCCGCCACATGACGCTGCGCGGCCTGTTCGAATTCAAGATCGATCCGAGCAAGGCGATCCCGGTGGAGGAAGTCGAGCCGGCTGTGGAGATCGTCAAGCGCTTCGCGACCGGCGCGATGTCGCTGGGCTCGATCTCGACCGAGGCGCATGCCACGCTGGCCGTGGCGATGAACCGCATCGGCGGCAAGAGCAACACGGGCGAAGGCGGCGAAGACCCGGCGCGCTACCGCAACGAGCTCAAGGGCATCCCGATCCAGCAGGGCGACACGCTCAAGAGCGTGATCGGCGAGGCGAACGTCGAGGTCGACCTGTCGCTCAAGCCCGGCGACTCGCTGCGCTCGAAGATCAAGCAGGTCGCGTCCGGCCGCTTCGGCGTCACGGCCGAGTACCTGAGCTCGGCCGACCAGATCCAGATCAAGATGGCGCAGGGCGCCAAGCCCGGCGAAGGCGGTCAGCTGCCGGGCGGCAAGGTGACCGAATACATCGGCAAGCAGCGCTACTCGGTGCCGGGCGTGGGCCTCATCAGCCCGCCGCCGCACCACGACATCTACTCGATCGAAGACCTGGCGCAGCTCATCCATGACCTGAAGAACGTCGCGCCGCATGCCAGTATCAGCACGAAGCTGGTGAGCGAAGTGGGCGTGGGCACGGTGGCCGCGGGCGTGACCAAGTGCAAGAGCGACCACCTGGTGATCGCCGGGCACGACGGCGGCACGGGCGCTTCGCCCTGGTCGTCGATCAAGCACGCTGGCGGCCCCTGGGAAATCGGCCTGGCCGAGACCCAGCAGACGCTGGTGTTGAACCGCCTGCGTGGCCGTGTGCGGGTGCAGGCCGACGGCCAGATGAAGACCGGCCGCGACGTCGCCATCGGTGCGCTGCTCGGTGCTGACGAGTTCGGCTTCGCGACCGCGCCGCTGATCGTCGAGGGCTGCATCATGATGCGCAAGTGCCACCTCAACACCTGCCCGGTGGGCGTGGCTACGCAGGACCCGGTGCTGCGCAAGAAGTTCTCGGGCAAGCCCGAGCACGTCGTCAACTACTTCTTCTTCATCGCCGAAGAAGTGCGCCAGATCATGGCGCAGCTGGGCATCCGCACTTTCAACGAGATGATCGGCCGCGCCGACCTGCTCGACATGAAGAAGGGCATCGCCCACTGGAAGGCCAGCGGCCTCGACTTCAGCCGCCTCTTCGCGCTGCCGAACGTGCCGGACGACGTGCCGCGCTTCCATGTGGAGAACCAGGACCACGGCCTGGAGCACAACCTCGACACCAAGCTGATCGAGAAGTCGCGCGCGGCGATCGAGAAGGGTGAGAAAGTCCAGTTCATCGAGGTGGCGCGCAACGTGAACCGCACCGTTGGCGCCAAGCTGTCGGGCGCGCTCACGCGGGTGCACCCCGAGGGCCTGCCGGACGATTCGATCCGCATCCAGCTCGAAGGCACGGGCGGCCAGTCCTTCGGCGCCTTCCTGGCGCGCGGCATCACGCTGTACCTGATCGGCGATGCCAACGACTACACCGGCAAGGGCCTGTCGGGCGGCCGCATCGTCGTGCGCCCGAGCCTGGACTTCCGTGGCGAAGCGGTGCGCAACACCATTGTGGGCAACACCGTGATGTACGGCGCCACCACCGGCGAGGCGTATTTCTGCGGCGTGGCCGGCGAGCGCTTCGCGGTGCGGCTGTCGGGTGCGACGGCCGTCGTGGAAGGCACGGGCGACCACGGCTGCGAATACATGACGGGCGGCACGGTCGCGGTGCTGGGCAAGACCGGCCGCAACTTCGCCGCCGGCATGAGCGGCGGCGTGGCCTTCGTCTACGACGAGGACGGCAAGTTCGCTTCGCGCTGCAACCTGTCGATGGTCACGCTCGAGAAGGTGCTCACCACGTCCGAGCAGACCGCCACCGTCAAGCCGGCCGTCTGGCACAACGGCACGACCGACGAGATGCAGCTCAAGAAGCTGCTGGAGGACCACCACCGCTGGACCGGCAGCAAGCGCGCGCGCGAGCTGCTGGACGACTGGACCGTGAGCCGCACGAAGTTCGTGAAGGTGTTCCCGAACGAGTACAAGCGTGCGCTCGCGGAAATCCATGAACGCAAGGCCCTCGCCGCCGCGAGCGGCAACGACGCCAAGACCGGCCTCGAGCCGCACGTCACGCGCAAGACCGCCGCCGTCTGA
- a CDS encoding class I SAM-dependent methyltransferase → MSKLDKAAKAEADVLQELRPGQSIELLKELHILTREGRLNQDSRRKLKQVYHLFQFIEKLLRELPGEGAGATLADHGAGKSYLGFIIYDLFFKALGGGHVYGIETRGELIEKSRSLAARLGFDRMAFLNLTVAESTHASELPAQIDVVTALHACDTATDDAIAFGLAKQAKFMVLVPCCQAEVAACLRQTKALALSRTPLAELWRHPLHTREIGSQLTNVLRCLYLEAQGYQVTVTELVGWEHSMKNELIIARRTGHAKASAAERLRSLLAEFGLASLLETRFRLP, encoded by the coding sequence ATGAGCAAGCTCGACAAGGCCGCGAAGGCCGAAGCCGACGTGCTGCAGGAGCTGCGCCCCGGCCAGTCGATCGAACTGCTGAAGGAACTGCACATCCTCACGCGCGAAGGACGGCTGAACCAGGATTCGCGCCGCAAGCTCAAGCAGGTCTACCACCTGTTCCAGTTCATCGAGAAGCTGCTGCGCGAACTGCCGGGGGAGGGCGCCGGCGCCACGCTGGCCGACCACGGTGCGGGCAAGTCGTACCTCGGCTTCATCATCTACGACCTGTTCTTCAAGGCGCTCGGCGGGGGGCATGTCTACGGCATCGAAACGCGCGGCGAACTGATCGAGAAATCGCGCTCGCTCGCGGCGCGGCTGGGCTTCGACCGGATGGCCTTCCTCAACCTGACGGTGGCCGAATCGACCCATGCCAGCGAGCTGCCGGCGCAGATCGACGTGGTCACCGCCCTGCATGCCTGCGACACCGCGACCGATGACGCCATTGCCTTCGGCCTGGCCAAGCAGGCGAAGTTCATGGTGTTGGTGCCCTGCTGCCAGGCCGAAGTCGCCGCCTGCTTGCGCCAGACCAAGGCGCTGGCCCTGTCGCGCACGCCGCTGGCCGAACTGTGGCGGCATCCGCTGCACACCCGCGAGATCGGCAGCCAGCTGACCAACGTGCTGCGTTGCCTGTACCTCGAGGCGCAGGGCTACCAGGTCACGGTGACCGAGCTGGTGGGCTGGGAACACAGCATGAAGAACGAGCTCATCATCGCGCGCCGCACCGGACATGCGAAGGCCAGCGCCGCCGAGCGTCTGCGCAGCCTGCTGGCGGAGTTCGGCCTGGCGTCGCTGCTGGAAACGCGCTTCCGCCTGCCCTGA
- the mlaE gene encoding lipid asymmetry maintenance ABC transporter permease subunit MlaE, with translation MSFWNPADVGFAVRSKLADLGHGARLLARLAGPGARSLGRFSLVRDQIHFLGNYSLAIIAISGLFVGFVLGLQGYYTLQRYGSADALGLLVALSLVRELGPVVAALLFAGRAGTSLTAEIGLMKAGEQLSAMEMMAVDPVQRILAPRFWAGVITMPLLAAVFSAVGVLGGYVVGVLMLGLDPGSFWSQMQGGVDVWKDVGNGVVKSIVFGFTVTFVALLQGFEAQPTPEGVSRATTRTVVMASLAVLGLDFLLTAMMFSI, from the coding sequence ATGAGCTTCTGGAATCCGGCCGATGTCGGCTTTGCCGTGCGCAGCAAGCTGGCCGACCTGGGGCATGGCGCCCGGCTGCTCGCGCGCCTCGCGGGCCCTGGCGCCCGCAGCCTCGGCCGCTTCTCGCTGGTGCGCGACCAGATCCATTTCCTGGGCAACTACTCGCTGGCGATCATCGCGATCTCCGGGCTCTTCGTCGGCTTCGTGCTGGGCCTGCAGGGCTACTACACGCTGCAGCGTTACGGCTCGGCGGATGCGCTGGGCCTGCTGGTGGCGCTCAGCCTGGTGCGCGAACTCGGTCCGGTCGTGGCGGCGCTGCTCTTCGCGGGGCGTGCCGGCACGTCGCTGACGGCCGAGATCGGCCTCATGAAGGCGGGCGAGCAGTTGAGCGCGATGGAGATGATGGCGGTCGACCCGGTGCAGCGCATCCTGGCGCCGCGCTTCTGGGCCGGCGTGATCACCATGCCGCTGCTCGCGGCCGTGTTCAGCGCGGTCGGCGTCCTGGGCGGCTATGTGGTCGGCGTGCTGATGCTGGGGCTCGATCCGGGCTCCTTCTGGAGCCAGATGCAGGGCGGCGTCGATGTCTGGAAGGACGTCGGCAACGGGGTCGTCAAGAGCATCGTCTTCGGCTTCACCGTGACCTTCGTCGCACTGCTGCAAGGCTTCGAGGCGCAGCCCACGCCGGAGGGCGTGTCGCGCGCCACGACACGGACCGTGGTGATGGCATCGCTCGCCGTGCTCGGCCTGGATTTCCTGCTGACGGCGATGATGTTCAGCATCTAG
- a CDS encoding glutamate synthase subunit beta: MGKITGFMEYERLEEGYKPVEERLKHYKEFVVGLDKGQAKIQGARCMDCGTPFCNSGCPVNNIIPDFNDLVYRDDWQNAFAVLDSTNNFPEFTGRICPAPCEAACVLNVNDDAVGIKSIEHAIIDRAWDEGWVKPRVAKHKTGKKVAVVGAGPAGLAAAQQLARAGHDVTLFEKNDRVGGLLRYGIPDFKMEKTHIDRRVEQMKAEGVTFRTGVIVGAAKDTLGKGSKVTNWAKETVTPEQLDKEFDAVLLTGGAEQSRDLPVPGRDLDGIHFAMEFLPQQNKVNAGDKLKGQLRADGKHVIVIGGGDTGSDCVGTSNRHGAVSVTQFELMPQPPEEENRPMTWPYWPYKLRTSSSHEEGCEREFAISTKEFIGDKGKVTGLKTVRVEWKDGKMVEVPGSEQILKADLVLLAMGFVSPVASVLDAFGIEKDARGNAKATVDFTGGYVTSVPKVFAAGDMRRGQSLVVWAIREGRQAARSVDEFLMGFSDLPR, encoded by the coding sequence ATGGGAAAGATCACCGGCTTCATGGAGTACGAGCGTCTCGAAGAGGGCTACAAGCCCGTCGAGGAGCGCCTCAAGCACTACAAGGAATTCGTCGTCGGCCTCGACAAGGGTCAGGCCAAGATCCAGGGCGCGCGCTGCATGGATTGCGGCACGCCCTTCTGCAACAGCGGTTGCCCGGTCAACAACATCATTCCGGACTTCAACGACCTGGTGTACCGCGACGACTGGCAGAACGCCTTCGCGGTGCTCGATTCGACCAACAACTTCCCGGAATTCACCGGCCGCATCTGCCCCGCTCCGTGCGAAGCGGCCTGCGTGCTCAACGTGAACGACGACGCGGTCGGCATCAAGTCGATCGAACACGCGATCATCGACCGCGCCTGGGACGAGGGCTGGGTCAAGCCGCGTGTCGCCAAGCACAAGACCGGCAAGAAGGTCGCCGTGGTCGGTGCCGGCCCGGCGGGCCTGGCGGCCGCCCAGCAGCTGGCGCGCGCCGGCCATGACGTGACGCTGTTCGAGAAGAACGACCGCGTCGGCGGCCTGCTGCGCTACGGGATTCCCGATTTCAAGATGGAGAAGACGCACATCGACCGCCGCGTCGAACAGATGAAGGCCGAGGGCGTGACCTTCCGCACCGGCGTGATCGTCGGCGCCGCCAAGGACACGCTGGGCAAGGGCTCCAAGGTCACGAACTGGGCCAAGGAAACCGTCACGCCCGAGCAACTCGACAAGGAATTCGACGCGGTGCTGCTGACCGGTGGCGCCGAGCAGTCGCGCGACCTGCCGGTGCCCGGCCGCGACCTGGACGGCATCCATTTCGCGATGGAGTTCCTGCCGCAGCAGAACAAGGTCAACGCGGGCGACAAGCTCAAGGGCCAGCTGCGCGCCGACGGCAAGCATGTCATCGTGATCGGTGGCGGCGACACGGGTTCCGACTGCGTGGGCACCAGCAACCGCCACGGCGCCGTCAGCGTCACGCAGTTCGAGCTGATGCCGCAGCCGCCGGAAGAAGAGAACCGCCCGATGACCTGGCCGTACTGGCCGTACAAGCTGCGCACCAGCTCCAGCCACGAAGAGGGCTGCGAGCGCGAGTTCGCCATCTCGACCAAGGAATTCATCGGTGACAAGGGCAAGGTCACCGGCCTGAAGACCGTCCGCGTCGAGTGGAAGGACGGCAAGATGGTCGAGGTGCCCGGCAGCGAGCAGATCCTCAAGGCCGACCTGGTGCTGCTGGCCATGGGCTTCGTCAGCCCGGTCGCGAGCGTGCTCGACGCCTTCGGCATCGAGAAGGACGCGCGTGGCAATGCCAAGGCCACGGTCGACTTCACCGGCGGCTATGTCACCAGCGTTCCGAAGGTCTTTGCCGCCGGCGACATGCGCCGCGGCCAGTCGCTGGTGGTGTGGGCCATTCGAGAGGGCCGGCAGGCCGCACGCTCGGTCGACGAGTTCCTGATGGGCTTCAGCGACCTGCCGCGCTGA
- the mlaD gene encoding outer membrane lipid asymmetry maintenance protein MlaD has translation MQRSNNDIWVGLFVLIGAAALLFLALQSANLLSLSFQKSYTVTARFDNIGGLKPQTAIKSAGVVVGRVDSITFDDKNFQASVTLSLQNRYSFPKDSSLKILTSGLLGEQYIGIEAGADAKNLEQGDVITSTQSAVVLENLISQFLYSKAAEGSSQPAPAPKK, from the coding sequence ATGCAACGTTCCAACAATGACATCTGGGTGGGCCTGTTCGTGCTGATCGGCGCGGCGGCGCTGCTCTTTCTGGCGCTTCAGTCGGCCAACCTGCTGAGCCTGAGTTTCCAAAAGTCTTACACGGTCACGGCGCGCTTCGACAACATCGGCGGCCTCAAACCTCAGACAGCGATCAAGAGCGCCGGTGTGGTGGTCGGCCGTGTCGACTCGATCACGTTCGACGACAAGAATTTCCAGGCCAGCGTGACGCTGTCTTTGCAAAATCGCTACAGTTTCCCCAAGGACAGTTCGTTGAAGATTCTCACCAGTGGCTTGCTCGGCGAGCAGTACATCGGGATCGAGGCGGGCGCCGACGCCAAGAATCTTGAACAGGGCGATGTCATCACTTCCACGCAGTCCGCCGTCGTCCTGGAAAATCTGATCAGCCAATTCCTCTACAGCAAGGCCGCCGAGGGCAGTTCGCAGCCAGCGCCAGCCCCCAAGAAATGA
- a CDS encoding transposase, with product MARLPRLTLPGQPHHVIQRGNNRQAIFIDNADRERLLTLWAEQAPRFDVALHAYVLMDNHFHLLATPATADGLPKFMQAVGRSYVRAFNDRHGRSGTLWEGRYRATVLQAERYLLPCMVYLDLNPVRAGLVAEARDFAWSSHHHYVGLRTDRFLSPHPLYWTLGNTPFAREAAYVDRVRTGISTRDQQVLTESTLQGWAAGDDHFVAQLQAVTGRRLVKSRAGRRPLAQG from the coding sequence ATGGCTCGCCTGCCCCGACTCACGCTGCCCGGCCAGCCGCATCACGTGATCCAGCGCGGCAACAACCGCCAGGCGATTTTCATCGACAACGCCGACCGGGAGCGCTTGCTGACGCTCTGGGCCGAGCAGGCGCCGCGCTTCGACGTGGCGCTGCACGCCTATGTGCTGATGGACAACCACTTTCACCTGCTGGCCACGCCGGCGACGGCGGATGGGCTGCCGAAGTTCATGCAGGCGGTCGGGCGCAGCTACGTCCGCGCGTTCAACGACCGCCATGGCCGCAGCGGCACCTTGTGGGAAGGGCGCTACCGCGCGACGGTGCTGCAGGCCGAGCGCTATCTGCTGCCCTGCATGGTCTACCTGGACCTCAACCCGGTGCGCGCCGGTCTGGTGGCGGAGGCACGTGACTTCGCCTGGTCGAGCCATCACCACTACGTCGGTCTCCGGACGGATCGCTTCCTGTCGCCGCATCCACTCTACTGGACGCTGGGCAACACGCCGTTCGCCCGCGAGGCCGCCTACGTCGACCGGGTGCGCACCGGGATAAGCACGCGTGATCAGCAGGTGCTGACCGAGTCCACCCTGCAGGGGTGGGCGGCAGGCGACGACCACTTCGTCGCTCAACTCCAGGCGGTGACCGGACGGCGTCTGGTCAAGAGCCGAGCCGGTCGACGGCCTTTGGCGCAAGGCTGA
- a CDS encoding ABC transporter ATP-binding protein — translation MDTNPPSLIEFRDVTFGYGARAILDGVSLAVPRGKVTALMGASGGGKTTVLRLIGGQLRAQRGEVLLDGADVGKMKAPALYAARRRMGMLFQFGALFTDMSVFDNVAFPLREHTQLPEALVRDIVLMKLDAVGLRGARDLLPSEVSGGMARRVALARAIALDPDLVMYDEPFAGLDPISLGTAARLIRQLNDTLGLTSIVVSHDLEETFRIADHVIILANGRIAAQGRPDEVRESTDPLVHQFVNALPDGPVHFHYPGATVEDDFGPAPGGRR, via the coding sequence ATGGACACCAACCCTCCCTCGCTCATCGAATTCCGTGACGTGACCTTCGGGTACGGCGCGCGCGCGATCCTGGACGGCGTGTCGCTGGCCGTGCCGCGCGGCAAGGTCACGGCGCTCATGGGCGCGTCCGGCGGCGGCAAGACCACCGTGCTGCGGCTGATCGGCGGTCAGCTGCGCGCGCAGCGTGGCGAGGTGTTGCTCGACGGCGCCGATGTCGGGAAGATGAAGGCGCCTGCGCTCTATGCGGCCCGGCGCCGCATGGGCATGCTGTTCCAGTTCGGTGCGCTGTTCACCGACATGAGCGTGTTCGACAACGTGGCCTTTCCGCTGCGCGAGCACACCCAGCTGCCCGAAGCGCTGGTGCGCGACATCGTGCTCATGAAGCTCGATGCGGTCGGCCTGCGCGGGGCGCGCGACCTGTTGCCCAGCGAGGTGTCGGGCGGCATGGCGCGCCGCGTGGCGCTGGCCCGTGCCATCGCACTCGATCCCGACCTGGTGATGTACGACGAACCCTTCGCCGGCCTCGACCCGATCTCGCTGGGCACCGCCGCGCGGCTGATCCGTCAGCTGAACGACACGCTCGGGCTCACCAGCATCGTCGTGTCGCACGACCTGGAAGAGACCTTCCGCATTGCCGACCACGTGATCATCCTGGCCAACGGCCGCATCGCGGCGCAGGGGCGGCCCGACGAGGTGCGTGAAAGCACCGACCCGCTGGTCCACCAGTTCGTCAACGCGCTGCCCGACGGGCCAGTGCATTTCCATTACCCCGGCGCCACCGTCGAGGACGACTTCGGCCCTGCGCCGGGAGGCCGTCGATGA